The following are encoded in a window of Castanea sativa cultivar Marrone di Chiusa Pesio chromosome 5, ASM4071231v1 genomic DNA:
- the LOC142633281 gene encoding uncharacterized protein LOC142633281, which produces MEIVPSHDSLSPSSSLGSSVAKPMTMRPESPSHGGFDLYGKRRLVLKVHALEREIGLLEEELKSLDGMQPASICCQELDTFIVAKPDPFIAKNQDIQKPHHFWKRIWAKCCLKLPWVCCFSGCQIRLKLPNLCVSCRPCKFQWPGCCCFKKISCQRCCCFKKISCQTCCNCLKNLCLPWSCCCFKRCSCKCSKVNLCSGCLKNSCLPCSCCSFKRCSCKCSKVNLCSGCLKNSCLPCSCCSFKRCSCKCRKVNLCSGCPTYSCNPRNLCCCNPCNLGCCNPCNLCCCC; this is translated from the exons ATGGAGATAGTCCCGTCTCAtgattctctttctccttcatcTTCTCTTGGTTCTTCAGTGGCGAAGCCTATGACTATGAGACCAGAATCACCGTCTCATGGGGGCTTTGATTTGTATGGGAAGCGTAGGCTAGTGCTCAAGGTTCATGCCTTGGAAAGAGAGATTGGTTTGCTTGAG GAGGAATTAAAATCACTTGATGGCATGCAACCTGCTTCCATTTGTTGCCAAGA GCTAGACACCTTTATAGTGGCTAAACCAGATCCTTTTATTGCAAA GAATCAGGATATCCAAAAGCCCCATCATTTCTGGAAGAGAATCTG GGCCAAATGTTGTCTCAAACTTCCATGGGTTTGCTGTTTTAGCGGCTGCCAGATTCGTCTAAAATTGCCAAACTTATGTGTCAGCTGTCGGCCATGTAAGTTCCAATGGCCTGGATGCTGCTGCTTTAAGAAGATAAGTTGTCAAAGATGCTGCTGCTTTAAGAAGATAAGTTGTCAAACGTGTTGCAATTGTCTGAAAAATTTATGCTTACCTTGGTCCTGCTGCTGTTTCAAAAGGTGTTCATGTAAATGTAGCAAGGTAAATCTTTGTTCTGGTTGCCTGAAAAATTCATGCTTACCTTGTTCCTGCTGCAGTTTCAAAAGGTGTTCATGTAAATGTAGCAAGGTAAATCTTTGTTCTGGTTGCCTGAAAAATTCATGCTTACCTTGTTCCTGCTGCAGTTTCAAAAGGTGTTCATGTAAATGTAGAAAGGTAAATCTTTGTTCTGGTTGTCCAACATACTCTTGTAATCCACGTAATCTTTGTTGTTGTAATCCATGTAATCTTGGATGTTGTAATCCATGTAAtctatgttgttgttgttaa